In one Candidatus Scalindua japonica genomic region, the following are encoded:
- a CDS encoding glycosyltransferase family 4 protein has product MNILIVSPFFPLPLSSGGHTRLFNIIKHLSYRHVVDLISPITEKEKNHVQELSGFCRNIVTINIDNLYVREKGYFFRINNYLRLFNRIYCFFKGVPMEISGFYYLEMQKKLINLLKNNNYNIVQVELPKMAQNFDKSFYKENRSLKILVDYDISFIPYLRNYHCEKKKFLKLKKYIDYRMHRFFALKTWNQFDRLVVMSEVDRRKVNDILPELSVHVIPNGVDLASFRPFPKEEGDNRLLFLGGAGHFPNVDALFYFLKEIFPEIKKRIKKFSVVVIGDCWNRYSDQLPHDASIEFTGFVKDIRQYINDSTVLITPIRIGGGTRLKIVEAMALKVPVVSTSVGCEGFSVEDGQHILLADKPDDFAIKVQEVFSNKQLYNTLTENAYKLVKENYGWDKLVLKLEDIYEYTTEERKMQKAG; this is encoded by the coding sequence ATGAATATCTTAATTGTTTCTCCATTTTTTCCTCTTCCCCTTTCATCGGGTGGACATACAAGATTATTTAATATCATCAAACACCTCTCGTATCGCCATGTTGTGGATTTAATTTCTCCTATCACAGAAAAGGAGAAGAATCATGTACAGGAGCTTTCCGGGTTTTGCAGAAATATAGTAACGATTAATATTGATAATCTCTATGTTAGAGAGAAAGGTTATTTTTTCAGGATTAATAACTACCTCCGATTATTTAACAGAATATATTGTTTCTTTAAAGGTGTTCCGATGGAAATATCAGGTTTTTATTATCTCGAAATGCAGAAAAAATTAATTAATCTTTTGAAAAATAACAACTATAATATTGTACAGGTTGAGTTGCCTAAAATGGCACAGAATTTTGATAAATCATTTTATAAAGAAAATCGTTCACTTAAGATTCTTGTTGATTACGACATTTCTTTCATCCCCTATTTAAGAAATTATCACTGTGAGAAGAAAAAGTTTTTGAAATTAAAAAAATATATTGATTACAGAATGCATAGATTTTTTGCCTTAAAAACCTGGAATCAGTTTGATAGACTTGTCGTCATGTCAGAGGTTGATAGAAGGAAAGTAAATGATATATTGCCGGAGCTCTCTGTACATGTGATACCGAACGGTGTGGATCTTGCCAGTTTCAGGCCTTTTCCAAAGGAAGAAGGAGATAACAGGTTATTGTTTTTGGGAGGTGCAGGACACTTTCCCAATGTTGATGCGCTTTTTTATTTTTTAAAGGAAATATTCCCAGAGATCAAGAAACGGATAAAAAAGTTCTCTGTGGTAGTTATTGGTGATTGTTGGAATAGATACTCTGATCAACTACCCCACGATGCATCAATAGAGTTTACTGGTTTTGTTAAAGATATACGGCAGTATATCAACGATTCAACTGTTTTAATAACACCAATACGAATTGGTGGCGGCACAAGGCTGAAAATTGTAGAGGCTATGGCGTTGAAGGTCCCTGTTGTCTCTACCTCTGTTGGATGCGAAGGCTTTTCAGTTGAGGATGGACAACATATCTTACTGGCTGATAAACCAGATGATTTTGCTATAAAGGTTCAGGAAGTTTTCTCAAATAAACAATTGTATAATACATTGACAGAGAATGCCTATAAATTGGTAAAGGAAAATTATGGTTGGGACAAATTGGTATTAAAGTTGGAAGACATTTATGAGTATACAACAGAAGAAAGAAAAATGCAGAAAGCCGGTTAA